One segment of Primulina tabacum isolate GXHZ01 chromosome 6, ASM2559414v2, whole genome shotgun sequence DNA contains the following:
- the LOC142548527 gene encoding putative white-brown complex homolog protein 30 isoform X2 gives MRGMRIDSSCIQSLVLFILVLILGSSRLVWCVDGDDYSNTGNPTAIPLVTSFIYSQISNLTKIFNKEITYSLGYCIKDVDTDMNEAFNFSSNLDFLNNCVKQTKDVTKRICTAAEMKFYFTSFMDTKSAHAQFLKPNRNCNLTSWVPGCEPGWACGVASNVTIDLKNSKDIPDRTRDSQPCCEGFFCPRGLTCMIPCPLGSFCPRSKLNNTTGICDPYAYQLPPGKTNHSCGGADRWASVSSSEELFCSAGSYCPTTTKKITCTKGHYCRQGSIDQRACFKLSTCNPNSDKQNMHAYGFMLIGALTLILIVFYNCSDQVLTTRYARLAKSRERAARSARETAQARERWKVAKDITKKRAMGLQQQLSRTFSRKTQGDQSKNLNQSSTNDTQLPPKFPSTTSAPSSGAPKAKKDSSSLTKMLQSLENDPDGQGGFHMEIGDKNIKKQVPKAKQLHSKSQIFKYAYGQLEKEKAMEQKNQNMTFSGVISMATDTDIKTRPTIEVAFNDLTITLNHKFKHLMRSVTGRILPGRISAVMGPSGAGKTTFLSAVAGKIKGCTISGSVLINGKPDPIQCYKKIIGFVPQDDIVHGNLTVEENLRFSARCRLSEDMPKPDKVLVVERVIESLGLQAVRDSLVGTVEKRGISGGQRKRVNVGLELVLEPSLLILDEPTSGLDSSSSNLLLRALRREALEGVNICMVVHQPSYSLYKMFDDLILLAKGGLTVYHGPVKKVEEYFSSFGLTVPDRVNPPDHYIDILEGLVKPSSGVTVQQLPVRWMLQNGYPVPPDMLQYCDQIGNSSAGAGNSSCDTLEPPSAGGSWQDNQEHQQLLFFQSHDLSNRITPGVMRQYRYYVGRNSKQRLREAKLQAADYMILLLAGACLGTLSKVKGDTFGYHGYMYTIIAVSLLCKISALRSFSLDKLHYRRESESGMSSLAYFLSKDTVDHFNTLIKPVVFLSMFFFFNNPRSTFVDNYMVLLCLVYCVTGIAYIFAIFLPPGPAQLWCVLLPVVFTLISNQGKDDKFGRVLGPYCYPTWALEAFLIANAQRSETSHILWSVVDNTL, from the exons ATGAGAGGAATGAGGATTGATTCCTCGTGTATTCAATCACTGGTGCTGTTTATTTTGGTTCTTATTCTGGGTTCTTCACGGCTGGTTTGGTGTGTGGATGGGGACGACTACTCGAATACTGGTAATCCTACAGCAATACCATTGGTTACATCTTTTATCTACAGCCAAATTTCCAATCTTACAAAGATATTCAACAAGGAAATCACCTACAGCTTGGGATATTGCATTAAGGATGT GGACACTGATATGAATGAAGCATTCAATTTTTCCAGCAATCTGGATTTTTTGAATAATTGTGTCAAACAGACGAAAG ATGTTACGAAAAGGATCTGTACAGCAGCAGAAATGAAGTTCTATTTCACTAGTTTTATGGACACAAAATCAGCCCATGCTCAATTCTTAAAACCAAACAGAAACTGTAATTTGACTTCTTGGGTCCCTGGTTGTGAGCCTGGTTGGGCTTGTGGAGTTGCTTCAAATGTTACAATTGACCTGAAAAACTCGAAGGACATCCCTGACCGGACTCGTGATAGTCAACCATGTTGTGAAGGTTTCTTCTGCCCTCGAGGCCTCACTTGCATGATCC CTTGTCCTTTAGGCTCATTTTGCCCACGTTCAAAGCTTAATAATACCACTGGCATATGCGATCC GTATGCTTATCAATTGCCTCCTGGTAAGACAAATCACTCGTGTGGTGGAGCAGATAGATGGGCCAGTGTATCCAGTAGTGAGGAGTTATTTTGTTCAGCTGGCTCTTATTGTCCAACAACCACCAAAAAGATTACCTGCACCAAGGG ACATTATTGCAGGCAGGGCTCAATAGACCAAAGAG CTTGCTTCAAGTTGAGTACTTGCAATCCAAATTCAGACAAGCAAAACATGCATGCTTATGGATTCATGCTCATT GGAGCTTTAACCTTGATATTGATAGTTTTTTATAATTGCTCTGATCAAGTCCTCACAACTCGATATGCAAGATTGGCCAAGTCTAGAGAACGAGCTGCGAGAAGTGCCCGAGAGACTGCGCAAGCAAGAGAGAGGTGGAAGGTTGCAAAAGATATTACCAAGAAGCGAGCTATGGGCTTGCAACAACAGTTGTCGCGTACTTTTTCACGCAAAACTCAAGGGGATCAATCAAAGAATTTGAATCAATCAAGCACAAATGATACACAACTTCCACCTAAATTTCCAAGTACTACTAGTGCGCCTTCCTCTGGTGCTCCAAAAGCGAAGAAGGATTCGAGCAGTCTCACCAAAATGTTGCAATCTCTTGAAAAtgatccagatggtcaaggGGGTTTTCATATGGAGATTGGAGACAAGAATATCAAGAAGCAAGTTCCCAAGGCAAAACAGTTACATTCTAAGAGTCAAATATTCAAGTATGCATATGGTCAACTCGAGAAAGAAAAAGCTATGGAGCAGAAAAATCAGAACATGACCTTTTCAGGAGTTATCTCAATGGCCACTGATACAGACATCAAGACTAGGCCTACAATTGAAGTTGCTTTCAATGATCTTACTATAACTCTGAATCACAAATTCAAGCATCTGATGAGGAGTGTGACAGGGAGAATACTGCCTGGTCGAATATCTGCTGTCATGGGTCCATCAGGAGCAGGGAAAACAACATTTCTTTCTGCAGTGGCAGGAAAGATAAAGGGATGCACTATATCTGGTTCAGTTCTCATAAATGGAAAGCCTGATCCCATTCAGTGTTACAAGAAGATCATAGGTTTTGTTCCCCAGGATGATATTGTACATGGAAACTTGACAGTAGAGGAGAACCTCCGCTTCAGTGCACGATGCAG GCTTTCCGAAGACATGCCGAAGCCCGATAAGGTTCTTGTTGTTGAAAGAGTTATTGAGTCCCTCGGACTAcaggcagtcagagattcacTTGTTGGGACAGTAGAGAAGCGAGGTATCTCTGGAGGCCAGAGGAAACGAGTAAATGTTGGGCTCGAATTAGTCTTGGAACCTTCATTACTAATCTTGGATGAGCCTACATCTGGATTAGACAGTTCATCTTCCAACTTACTTCTTAGAGCTCTTCGACGTGAGGCTCTTGAAGGAGTAAACATTTGCATGGTTGTTCATCAGCCAAG CTATTCTTTATACAAGATGTTTGATGACTTGATCCTTTTGGCGAAAGGTGGCCTGACTGTGTACCATGGACCGGTGAAGAAAGTTGAAGAATACTTCTCTAGCTTTGGACTTACCGTACCCGATCGGGTCAATCCTCCAGATCACTACATTGACATTCTTGAAGGTTTAGTGAAACCAAGCTCAGGCGTGACTGTTCAACAGCTACCGGTTCGATGGATGCTTCAGAATGGATATCCAGTGCCTCCAGACATGCTTCAGTACTGTGATCAAATTGGAAATTCGTCTGCTGGTGCTGGTAATAGTTCTTGTGATACTCTAGAACCCCCTTCTGCTGGAGGTTCATGGCAGGACAATCAAGAACATCAACAACTCCTCTTTTTTCAAAGTCATGATTTATCCAATAGAATTACACCTGGCGTGATGCGGCAGTATAGATATTACGTTGGAAG AAATAGCAAGCAACGACTACGGGAAGCCAAGCTACAAGCAGCAGATTATATGATCCTTTTGCTAGCTGGAGCATGCTTAGGAACGCTTTCTAAAGTGAAGGGCGACACGTTTGGTTATCATGGTTATATGTATACTATCATTGCTGTCT CACTCCTTTGCAAGATTTCGGCTTTACGATCATTTTCATTGGACAAATTACACTACCGGAGAGAAAGTGAAAGTGGGATGAGCAGTCTAGCATATTTTCTCTCCAAGGATACAGTAGATCACTTCAACACCCTTATCAAGCCTGTGGTTTTTCTTTCCATGTTCTTTTTTTTCAACAATCCAAGATCAACATTCGTGGATAATTACATGGTTTTGCTCTGCCTGGTGTACTGTGTGACAGGCATAGCCTACATATTTGCCATCTTCCTTCCACCAGGTCCAGCACAACTG TGGTGTGTGCTGCTTCCTGTCGTTTTTACCCTCATCTCAAATCAAGGTAAGGACGATAAATTTGGAAGGGTATTAGGACCCTATTGTTATCCAACATGGGCTTTGGAAGCGTTTCTCATTGCCAATGCTCAAAGGTCAGAAACTTCACAT ATACTCTGGAGTGTGGTTGATAACACGTTGTGA
- the LOC142548527 gene encoding putative white-brown complex homolog protein 30 isoform X1 — translation MRGMRIDSSCIQSLVLFILVLILGSSRLVWCVDGDDYSNTGNPTAIPLVTSFIYSQISNLTKIFNKEITYSLGYCIKDVDTDMNEAFNFSSNLDFLNNCVKQTKDVTKRICTAAEMKFYFTSFMDTKSAHAQFLKPNRNCNLTSWVPGCEPGWACGVASNVTIDLKNSKDIPDRTRDSQPCCEGFFCPRGLTCMIPCPLGSFCPRSKLNNTTGICDPYAYQLPPGKTNHSCGGADRWASVSSSEELFCSAGSYCPTTTKKITCTKGHYCRQGSIDQRACFKLSTCNPNSDKQNMHAYGFMLIGALTLILIVFYNCSDQVLTTRYARLAKSRERAARSARETAQARERWKVAKDITKKRAMGLQQQLSRTFSRKTQGDQSKNLNQSSTNDTQLPPKFPSTTSAPSSGAPKAKKDSSSLTKMLQSLENDPDGQGGFHMEIGDKNIKKQVPKAKQLHSKSQIFKYAYGQLEKEKAMEQKNQNMTFSGVISMATDTDIKTRPTIEVAFNDLTITLNHKFKHLMRSVTGRILPGRISAVMGPSGAGKTTFLSAVAGKIKGCTISGSVLINGKPDPIQCYKKIIGFVPQDDIVHGNLTVEENLRFSARCRLSEDMPKPDKVLVVERVIESLGLQAVRDSLVGTVEKRGISGGQRKRVNVGLELVLEPSLLILDEPTSGLDSSSSNLLLRALRREALEGVNICMVVHQPSYSLYKMFDDLILLAKGGLTVYHGPVKKVEEYFSSFGLTVPDRVNPPDHYIDILEGLVKPSSGVTVQQLPVRWMLQNGYPVPPDMLQYCDQIGNSSAGAGNSSCDTLEPPSAGGSWQDNQEHQQLLFFQSHDLSNRITPGVMRQYRYYVGRNSKQRLREAKLQAADYMILLLAGACLGTLSKVKGDTFGYHGYMYTIIAVSLLCKISALRSFSLDKLHYRRESESGMSSLAYFLSKDTVDHFNTLIKPVVFLSMFFFFNNPRSTFVDNYMVLLCLVYCVTGIAYIFAIFLPPGPAQLWCVLLPVVFTLISNQGKDDKFGRVLGPYCYPTWALEAFLIANAQRYSGVWLITRCDALNELGYSVHHWSYCLVLLVVSGIGCRFIAFFCLLKFGKK, via the exons ATGAGAGGAATGAGGATTGATTCCTCGTGTATTCAATCACTGGTGCTGTTTATTTTGGTTCTTATTCTGGGTTCTTCACGGCTGGTTTGGTGTGTGGATGGGGACGACTACTCGAATACTGGTAATCCTACAGCAATACCATTGGTTACATCTTTTATCTACAGCCAAATTTCCAATCTTACAAAGATATTCAACAAGGAAATCACCTACAGCTTGGGATATTGCATTAAGGATGT GGACACTGATATGAATGAAGCATTCAATTTTTCCAGCAATCTGGATTTTTTGAATAATTGTGTCAAACAGACGAAAG ATGTTACGAAAAGGATCTGTACAGCAGCAGAAATGAAGTTCTATTTCACTAGTTTTATGGACACAAAATCAGCCCATGCTCAATTCTTAAAACCAAACAGAAACTGTAATTTGACTTCTTGGGTCCCTGGTTGTGAGCCTGGTTGGGCTTGTGGAGTTGCTTCAAATGTTACAATTGACCTGAAAAACTCGAAGGACATCCCTGACCGGACTCGTGATAGTCAACCATGTTGTGAAGGTTTCTTCTGCCCTCGAGGCCTCACTTGCATGATCC CTTGTCCTTTAGGCTCATTTTGCCCACGTTCAAAGCTTAATAATACCACTGGCATATGCGATCC GTATGCTTATCAATTGCCTCCTGGTAAGACAAATCACTCGTGTGGTGGAGCAGATAGATGGGCCAGTGTATCCAGTAGTGAGGAGTTATTTTGTTCAGCTGGCTCTTATTGTCCAACAACCACCAAAAAGATTACCTGCACCAAGGG ACATTATTGCAGGCAGGGCTCAATAGACCAAAGAG CTTGCTTCAAGTTGAGTACTTGCAATCCAAATTCAGACAAGCAAAACATGCATGCTTATGGATTCATGCTCATT GGAGCTTTAACCTTGATATTGATAGTTTTTTATAATTGCTCTGATCAAGTCCTCACAACTCGATATGCAAGATTGGCCAAGTCTAGAGAACGAGCTGCGAGAAGTGCCCGAGAGACTGCGCAAGCAAGAGAGAGGTGGAAGGTTGCAAAAGATATTACCAAGAAGCGAGCTATGGGCTTGCAACAACAGTTGTCGCGTACTTTTTCACGCAAAACTCAAGGGGATCAATCAAAGAATTTGAATCAATCAAGCACAAATGATACACAACTTCCACCTAAATTTCCAAGTACTACTAGTGCGCCTTCCTCTGGTGCTCCAAAAGCGAAGAAGGATTCGAGCAGTCTCACCAAAATGTTGCAATCTCTTGAAAAtgatccagatggtcaaggGGGTTTTCATATGGAGATTGGAGACAAGAATATCAAGAAGCAAGTTCCCAAGGCAAAACAGTTACATTCTAAGAGTCAAATATTCAAGTATGCATATGGTCAACTCGAGAAAGAAAAAGCTATGGAGCAGAAAAATCAGAACATGACCTTTTCAGGAGTTATCTCAATGGCCACTGATACAGACATCAAGACTAGGCCTACAATTGAAGTTGCTTTCAATGATCTTACTATAACTCTGAATCACAAATTCAAGCATCTGATGAGGAGTGTGACAGGGAGAATACTGCCTGGTCGAATATCTGCTGTCATGGGTCCATCAGGAGCAGGGAAAACAACATTTCTTTCTGCAGTGGCAGGAAAGATAAAGGGATGCACTATATCTGGTTCAGTTCTCATAAATGGAAAGCCTGATCCCATTCAGTGTTACAAGAAGATCATAGGTTTTGTTCCCCAGGATGATATTGTACATGGAAACTTGACAGTAGAGGAGAACCTCCGCTTCAGTGCACGATGCAG GCTTTCCGAAGACATGCCGAAGCCCGATAAGGTTCTTGTTGTTGAAAGAGTTATTGAGTCCCTCGGACTAcaggcagtcagagattcacTTGTTGGGACAGTAGAGAAGCGAGGTATCTCTGGAGGCCAGAGGAAACGAGTAAATGTTGGGCTCGAATTAGTCTTGGAACCTTCATTACTAATCTTGGATGAGCCTACATCTGGATTAGACAGTTCATCTTCCAACTTACTTCTTAGAGCTCTTCGACGTGAGGCTCTTGAAGGAGTAAACATTTGCATGGTTGTTCATCAGCCAAG CTATTCTTTATACAAGATGTTTGATGACTTGATCCTTTTGGCGAAAGGTGGCCTGACTGTGTACCATGGACCGGTGAAGAAAGTTGAAGAATACTTCTCTAGCTTTGGACTTACCGTACCCGATCGGGTCAATCCTCCAGATCACTACATTGACATTCTTGAAGGTTTAGTGAAACCAAGCTCAGGCGTGACTGTTCAACAGCTACCGGTTCGATGGATGCTTCAGAATGGATATCCAGTGCCTCCAGACATGCTTCAGTACTGTGATCAAATTGGAAATTCGTCTGCTGGTGCTGGTAATAGTTCTTGTGATACTCTAGAACCCCCTTCTGCTGGAGGTTCATGGCAGGACAATCAAGAACATCAACAACTCCTCTTTTTTCAAAGTCATGATTTATCCAATAGAATTACACCTGGCGTGATGCGGCAGTATAGATATTACGTTGGAAG AAATAGCAAGCAACGACTACGGGAAGCCAAGCTACAAGCAGCAGATTATATGATCCTTTTGCTAGCTGGAGCATGCTTAGGAACGCTTTCTAAAGTGAAGGGCGACACGTTTGGTTATCATGGTTATATGTATACTATCATTGCTGTCT CACTCCTTTGCAAGATTTCGGCTTTACGATCATTTTCATTGGACAAATTACACTACCGGAGAGAAAGTGAAAGTGGGATGAGCAGTCTAGCATATTTTCTCTCCAAGGATACAGTAGATCACTTCAACACCCTTATCAAGCCTGTGGTTTTTCTTTCCATGTTCTTTTTTTTCAACAATCCAAGATCAACATTCGTGGATAATTACATGGTTTTGCTCTGCCTGGTGTACTGTGTGACAGGCATAGCCTACATATTTGCCATCTTCCTTCCACCAGGTCCAGCACAACTG TGGTGTGTGCTGCTTCCTGTCGTTTTTACCCTCATCTCAAATCAAGGTAAGGACGATAAATTTGGAAGGGTATTAGGACCCTATTGTTATCCAACATGGGCTTTGGAAGCGTTTCTCATTGCCAATGCTCAAAG ATACTCTGGAGTGTGGTTGATAACACGTTGTGATGCGTTAAATGAACTGGGATATAGTGTTCACCATTGGAGTTATTGTCTTGTTTTATTGGTAGTCAGTGGTATAGGATGTAGGTTTATAGCTTTCTTCTGTTTGCTCAAGTTCGGAAAGAAATGA